One Molothrus ater isolate BHLD 08-10-18 breed brown headed cowbird chromosome 4, BPBGC_Mater_1.1, whole genome shotgun sequence genomic window carries:
- the LOC118686504 gene encoding LOW QUALITY PROTEIN: transmembrane emp24 domain-containing protein 11-like (The sequence of the model RefSeq protein was modified relative to this genomic sequence to represent the inferred CDS: inserted 1 base in 1 codon): protein MGPPDWKLFQRKNFKGVFSVLSHSPEHAVVIYKCVTTSCLFSQFFFPLKNTLISSKQGTTTGLQAFVCNXSSKAVQQGYIKNMKSKLIGFLMNFWISFSLALYFHIGEREEKCIIEDIPSDTLVVGNHKVQRWDLHMRDFLESAPGLGMFVTVTSPTSEVLLSKLYGPQGTFTFTSYISGEHIICFQSNSTRFAVIAGSKLRIHLDIRVGEHFLDESGIQAKDKVNEVNIRLENLIEQIHHVTREQEYEREREEKFRKTSEETNSNILWWAIVQTLILISVGIWQIKSLRDFFISKKLV from the exons ATGGGTCCTCCTGACTGGAAATTATTCCAGAG aaagaattttaaaggtGTCTTTTCTGTGTTATCTCATTCTCCAGAACATGCTGTAGTTATTTATAAATGTGTAACCACCAGCTGCCTTTTCtcacagtttttttttcctctcaaaaataCTCTGATAAGCAGCAAAcaaggaacaaccacaggacTACAGGCATTTGTGTGTA TATCTTCAAAAGCAGTACAGCAGGGATATataaaaaacatgaaaagcaaattaatagGATTTCTTATGAActtctggatttctttttcactcGCTTTGTATTTTCACAttggagaaagagaagagaaatgcaTAATTGAAGATATTCCCAGTGACACCCTGGTAGTTG GGAATCACAAAGTGCAACGCTGGGATTTACATATGCGTGACTTTCTTGAATCTGCTCCTGGTTTGGGAATGTTTGTGACTGTCACAAGCCCTACTAGTGAG GTACTGTTGTCAAAACTGTATGGGCCACAAGGGACCTTTACATTTACATCCTACATCTCTGGGGAGCATATCATCTGTTTCCAGTCTAACTCCACAAGATTTGCAGTGATTGCAGGAAGTAAACTG cgCATCCATTTGGACATCAGAGTTGGAGAACATTTTTTGGATGAATCTGGTATTCAAGCCAAAGACAAAGTGAATGAAGTTAATATCAGACTAGAGAATCTAATTGAGCAAATTCATCATGTAACCAGAGAACAAGAGTATGAAAGA GAGCGTGAAGAAAAATTTCGGAAAACAAGCGAAGAAACTAACAGCAATATTTTGTGGTGGGCTATAGTACAAACACTAATCCTCATCTCTGTTGGAATCTGGCAAATCAAATCTCTCAGAGATTTCTTCATATCTAAGAAGCTTGTTTAA